In Panulirus ornatus isolate Po-2019 chromosome 18, ASM3632096v1, whole genome shotgun sequence, the DNA window tgtgaggtggtttgatcgagtgagtaacgtaagggtaagagagatgtgtggaaataaaaagagcgtggttgagagagcagaagagggtgttttgaagtggtttgggcacatggagagaatgagtgaggaaagattgaccaagaggatatatgtgtcggaggtggagggaacgaggagaagagggagaccaaattggaggtggaaagatggagtgaaaaagattttgtgtgatcggggcctgaacatgcaggagggtgaaaggagggcaaggaatagagtgaattggagcgatgtggtatactggggttgacgtgctgtcagtggattgaatcaaggcatgtgaagcgtctggggtaaaccatggaaagctgtgtaggtatgtatatttgcgtgtgtggacgtatgtatatacatgtgtatgggggggggggttgggccatttctttcgtctgtttccttgcgctacctcgcaaacgcgggagacagcgacaaagtataataaaaaataaaaggataTCAATAAAATGTTTATCCAAAATATAAATAACGTGTGGAAGAGACTGCAGTAACAGTGAAAAGTGTCAGCCAAGAGGTAAAATTAGTATTGTCTACACATTGTTCATCCACTCACCATTAAAGGAAATTTCAAATGCACCCGTTGACACAAGCTGTGACTCGATAGCATTACTGAGGAAGAACACCATCATACATGCATATGTCTTGTTACTGGTGAACCATGTCCACCAAGAGGGAGCCTCTTGTCCTAACCACTCCCAAATATTGATGTTGGCTATTATCATGACTATAAAAAGGAGTTTGGCACCactctggaaaaagaaaatgatactttCATATTTCAATTTAATAATCATTATCAGACATTCTTTCAGGTGACTAATATTCATCTAAAACTCTAAAGTCTTAGCTTTTCAAACAATAACTCAAAATTACCTGCAAATCACTTTCATGATGTCATTACTTTAACAACGGTTATCAGAGCGATGCATTATTATGACATACGCAAAACATCTTACAACAAACATACCAGCATCTGCGCAAGCCATAGTCTCCAATCTGGAGGTGGGTAATTGTCTCCAAGGATGGAGATTTCTGGATACTTCTCACGCAAGATGGCAGCATACTGCTCAAACACCTTCTTATATCCTCATGAATAActgtaaaacaaatgaaaaatgttaAGCCAATTCATGGGTAAAGAATCTCCAAAACTGCAATGATAATCAACACAAAGAAGCTACATGTATCTGAAAATAACACAACTAATTCACCTAAAATACAAAATGAAGGTAGAAATTTCTTTTGACAAGAGGCTTAAAGAAAAATACAGGGTTGATTACTGTAAAAGTATGTAATGTACTTCTACAATATCACAAGAACCTACAAAAATTTCATATGGTAGCCAAAATGATATTAAACATACttatttcatacatgttcaccatttcctgcaatagagaagtagcattaggaacagattaAGAATGGCATCATTGCTTaaatccactctctagttgtcttgtataatgcaatgaaaccccctatatcacagacctttccatggttcccctgattgcttcatatgccctgcttcaaccTAATGACAGCAAACTGAACCCTATGTATCATATGACTCACCTGAATGCTTAAGGTGCAATTTGCATAAAAAGAGACACCTTAAATATCCAAGGCCCAAGAATCTTCATTACCTTGCCATCTACCAAcagaaacaccatgggatgcaTGGCAGTGATGTTGAAGAGTACTCTAGACAAGTACATACATAGTGCACTAGAC includes these proteins:
- the SelT gene encoding thioredoxin reductase-like selenoprotein T homolog CG3887, with product MLSGAKLLFIVMIIANINIWEWLGQEAPSWWTWFTSNKTYACMMVFFLSNAIESQLVSTGAFEISFNDVPVWSKLETGRIPQPPELFQIIDNHVRFDQNTNTWSDNI